Proteins encoded by one window of Rhodobacteraceae bacterium IMCC1335:
- the amt gene encoding ammonium transporter: MNPADTAWIIVATALVLFMTLPGLALFYGGLVRARNVLSVFMQCYAIACLMSLLWLAAGYSIAFGPADSGFWGGLDKAFLAGVDAESLSGTLPEVLFFAFQMTFAIITPALIVGAYVERIGFAFVLTFSGLWMLICYAPVVHWIWGGGMMADGGIFGETGVRDFAGGIVVHETAGLAALLIAAMLGPRRDKSKPPHNPGMVMIGAAMLWVGWFGFNGGSQLAADGGAAMALTVTHISAATASLTWALWEKIKYGRASLVGLVTGTIAGLASITPASGFVGPVEALIIGAVAGILCQEAVNFVRNVFNIDDTLDVFAVHGVGGIFGTVMIALFGQGSWTAQLGGLLIVGVFTLVVTFILIKLVGLLLPLRVDAETESNGLDLSVHGERAYELNS, encoded by the coding sequence ATGAACCCAGCAGATACCGCCTGGATCATCGTCGCCACAGCGTTGGTGCTGTTTATGACGCTGCCTGGCCTTGCCTTATTTTACGGCGGGCTTGTGCGCGCGCGCAATGTATTAAGCGTGTTTATGCAATGTTACGCGATTGCGTGCCTGATGAGCTTGCTCTGGCTGGCTGCGGGCTATTCAATCGCCTTCGGGCCTGCAGACAGCGGATTTTGGGGCGGCTTGGACAAAGCCTTTTTAGCTGGTGTTGATGCAGAAAGCCTATCTGGCACGCTGCCCGAAGTGCTGTTCTTCGCGTTTCAAATGACCTTTGCCATCATCACCCCGGCCTTGATCGTTGGGGCCTATGTAGAGCGGATCGGATTTGCCTTTGTCCTTACTTTTTCAGGCCTTTGGATGCTGATTTGTTACGCGCCGGTTGTGCATTGGATTTGGGGCGGTGGTATGATGGCCGATGGCGGCATCTTCGGCGAGACGGGCGTACGCGATTTTGCAGGCGGTATCGTCGTGCATGAAACCGCCGGCCTTGCTGCCTTATTGATTGCTGCGATGTTGGGCCCGCGGCGCGATAAAAGCAAACCACCCCACAATCCTGGGATGGTGATGATCGGCGCGGCAATGCTGTGGGTTGGCTGGTTTGGCTTTAACGGAGGCTCGCAACTGGCCGCTGATGGCGGCGCCGCAATGGCCTTAACCGTGACCCATATTTCCGCAGCCACCGCCTCTTTAACCTGGGCCCTTTGGGAAAAAATCAAATATGGCCGCGCATCACTGGTGGGATTGGTCACGGGCACCATTGCCGGGCTTGCCTCGATAACGCCAGCCTCGGGCTTTGTGGGCCCTGTAGAGGCTTTGATCATCGGGGCCGTTGCAGGCATATTATGTCAAGAAGCGGTTAATTTTGTGCGGAATGTTTTCAATATCGATGATACGCTGGATGTTTTTGCCGTACACGGCGTCGGAGGGATTTTTGGCACGGTGATGATCGCTCTGTTCGGACAAGGCAGCTGGACCGCGCAGCTGGGCGGGTTGCTCATTGTAGGTGTGTTTACACTTGTTGTAACGTTTATCCTGATCAAACTGGTCGGCCTGCTCTTGCCGCTGCGCGTGGATGCCGAAACAGAAAGCAATGGGCTTGACCTTTCGGTGCACGGTGAACGCGCCTATGAGCTAAACAGCTAA
- a CDS encoding type II toxin-antitoxin system RatA family toxin, with protein MPTHQEIKLLPYSAEQMYSLVADVAAYPEFLPWCSAARLRSSVVEGPSEILEADLVISFKVFRERFGSRVTLWPADFKIDTEYLDGPFKYMVSNWAFSNVEGGCEVTFFVDFEFKSAILQGIIGVVFNEAMQRVVRAFERRAADLFKA; from the coding sequence ATGCCGACTCATCAAGAAATAAAATTGTTACCCTACAGCGCCGAGCAAATGTATTCACTGGTCGCGGATGTTGCTGCTTATCCAGAGTTTTTGCCTTGGTGTTCGGCAGCGCGCCTACGCTCGAGTGTGGTCGAAGGTCCTAGCGAAATTCTGGAAGCTGATTTGGTAATTAGTTTTAAAGTGTTTCGCGAACGCTTTGGCTCGCGCGTTACTTTATGGCCGGCCGATTTTAAAATAGACACAGAATATCTTGATGGCCCCTTTAAATATATGGTGTCAAACTGGGCATTTAGCAATGTCGAGGGCGGCTGCGAAGTCACCTTCTTTGTTGATTTCGAATTCAAAAGTGCGATCTTGCAAGGCATTATTGGCGTTGTGTTCAACGAAGCGATGCAGCGCGTTGTGCGCGCGTTTGAGCGGCGCGCTGCTGATTTGTTTAAGGCGTGA
- the hpt gene encoding hypoxanthine phosphoribosyltransferase, translated as MISAKSIAARIENLSHEIRDEFSGTNKLVVVGLLRGSFVFIADLVRELDLPVEVDFLEASSYGDGMESSREVRILKDLRGAIEDRDVLVVEDIVDTGFTLHHVTGLLASRNPARMKTIALLDKPSRREVDIQADWIGFSIQDEFVVGYGIDYAQRNRNLAYIGKVRFTDEA; from the coding sequence ATGATCTCGGCAAAGTCAATCGCGGCCCGAATTGAGAATTTAAGCCACGAAATCCGTGATGAATTTTCGGGCACCAATAAACTGGTGGTGGTTGGATTGCTGCGCGGTTCTTTCGTGTTTATCGCGGATCTGGTGCGCGAGCTTGATCTGCCCGTGGAAGTGGATTTCTTGGAAGCCTCCTCTTATGGCGACGGAATGGAAAGTTCGCGCGAAGTTCGGATTCTGAAAGATTTACGCGGGGCGATTGAGGATCGAGACGTTTTGGTTGTGGAAGATATCGTGGATACCGGTTTCACGCTGCATCATGTGACCGGCCTGCTGGCGTCGCGAAACCCGGCGCGAATGAAAACCATCGCGTTGCTCGACAAGCCGTCGCGGCGCGAAGTCGATATTCAAGCCGATTGGATCGGGTTCAGCATTCAAGATGAATTTGTGGTCGGCTACGGCATTGATTATGCTCAGCGGAACCGCAATCTTGCCTATATCGGAAAGGTGCGTTTTACCGACGAAGCCTGA
- a CDS encoding DUF1989 domain-containing protein → MIKPFLMPQQESRAGVRRPGMMVLPQGVERHPVPGGGSRAVPIFAGDQITLQDVEGLQPIEMVFFGPDKRSDAAMLGAKGGRSPEGLIAALTGHPSGKKVISALEKTGFSIADADASLVFESGSRAGETASFQALSDGLLIICAAGGAMDAHQQWAPSDVVLFITRINKRPLKDMSLVHDPLADPLVSLHIQPGEAKPYEVKAGEYIQVLDVQGRECSDFQAFSRRALDAGLERDIDPTTTRSLMGALYPKPGLLAKYFSVDQEPLVEIIQDTVGRHDTFGLACTARYYEDLGYPGHVNCSDNINLEMQAYDVRPRGGWPAINFFFNTILDETNAISMDEPYSRPGDYVLMRALTDLVCISTGCPCDVDPANGWQPSDIQVWTYRKNEDFKRSIGWRKTPGADVEETKKTGFHDCFARHTRNFVEYAGYWLAQDMMHHGSIAEYWAAREKAVIMDLSPLRKYEVTGPDAEALMQLCITRDVKKIPVGGIVYTAMCYEHGGMIDDGTLFRLGDTNFRWIGGNDQSGLWLRKQAEERGLNAWVRSSTDHHCNVAVQGPLSREILKDVIWTPPAQPTVEELQWFRFSIGRIGGFHGPSVVLSRTGYSGELGYEVFCHPKDAEQVFDAIWAAGAPHGLTPFGLGALDMVRIEAGLIFAGSEFDDQTDPMEAGIGFTVPLKSKTDAFIGRAALERRKAHPQKKLVGLELEGGVVPTPGDCIHFGKPQVGVVTSAMRSPVLGKVIALARVDLAHAEIGTELEVGRLDGDQLRLPAKTVAFPHFDPKKERVKGNYEGARGG, encoded by the coding sequence ATGATCAAACCTTTTTTGATGCCACAGCAGGAATCGCGGGCAGGGGTTCGCAGGCCCGGTATGATGGTGTTGCCGCAAGGGGTTGAAAGGCATCCCGTTCCCGGGGGGGGCAGCCGCGCCGTACCAATTTTTGCGGGCGATCAGATTACGCTGCAAGATGTGGAAGGTTTGCAGCCCATTGAAATGGTGTTTTTTGGGCCCGACAAACGATCGGATGCCGCGATGTTGGGGGCCAAAGGTGGGCGCAGCCCAGAGGGGTTGATCGCCGCGCTTACCGGGCACCCATCTGGTAAAAAAGTAATCTCTGCGCTTGAGAAAACAGGGTTTTCAATCGCCGATGCCGATGCCAGTCTCGTGTTTGAAAGCGGCTCGCGCGCGGGAGAGACAGCAAGTTTTCAGGCCTTATCGGACGGATTATTGATCATATGCGCCGCTGGCGGCGCGATGGATGCGCATCAGCAATGGGCCCCGAGCGATGTGGTATTGTTTATCACGCGGATCAATAAGCGGCCCTTGAAAGACATGTCATTGGTGCATGACCCGCTGGCCGACCCTTTGGTGAGTTTGCATATTCAACCTGGCGAGGCAAAACCTTATGAGGTGAAGGCGGGGGAATATATTCAAGTTTTGGACGTGCAGGGCAGAGAATGTAGCGATTTTCAGGCCTTTTCGCGCCGCGCTTTGGACGCTGGATTGGAGCGCGATATCGACCCCACGACCACGCGGTCTTTGATGGGCGCGCTTTATCCCAAGCCAGGGCTTTTGGCAAAATATTTCAGCGTTGATCAGGAACCTTTGGTCGAGATTATCCAAGATACGGTGGGCCGCCATGATACATTCGGTCTGGCCTGTACCGCGCGTTATTACGAAGATCTTGGCTATCCGGGCCATGTCAATTGCTCGGATAATATCAACCTTGAAATGCAGGCTTATGATGTACGTCCGCGGGGCGGCTGGCCGGCGATCAACTTCTTTTTCAATACAATTTTAGACGAGACCAACGCGATTTCGATGGATGAGCCTTATTCGCGGCCCGGAGATTATGTTTTGATGCGGGCGCTGACAGATTTGGTTTGTATTTCAACGGGTTGTCCTTGTGATGTTGATCCAGCAAATGGCTGGCAGCCAAGCGATATTCAAGTCTGGACTTATCGTAAAAATGAAGATTTCAAGCGCTCGATTGGCTGGCGCAAAACTCCGGGGGCTGATGTGGAAGAAACGAAAAAAACTGGGTTTCACGATTGCTTTGCCCGCCATACGCGCAATTTTGTGGAATATGCCGGGTATTGGCTGGCGCAGGATATGATGCATCATGGCAGCATTGCTGAATATTGGGCCGCGCGCGAAAAAGCGGTGATTATGGATCTTTCACCGCTTCGAAAATATGAAGTGACGGGCCCTGATGCGGAAGCGCTGATGCAGCTTTGTATCACGCGGGATGTGAAGAAAATTCCGGTCGGCGGCATCGTCTATACCGCGATGTGCTATGAACATGGTGGAATGATTGACGATGGCACTCTGTTTCGCTTGGGGGATACCAATTTCCGGTGGATCGGTGGTAATGATCAATCTGGGCTTTGGCTGCGTAAACAAGCCGAGGAGCGTGGCCTAAACGCATGGGTGCGCTCTTCCACGGACCATCATTGCAATGTGGCGGTACAAGGGCCGTTGTCGCGCGAAATTCTGAAAGATGTGATTTGGACGCCCCCCGCGCAGCCCACCGTTGAAGAGCTGCAATGGTTTCGCTTTTCGATTGGCAGGATTGGCGGCTTTCATGGCCCCTCCGTGGTGCTCAGCCGGACCGGATATTCTGGAGAGCTGGGCTATGAGGTGTTTTGCCATCCGAAAGATGCAGAACAGGTTTTTGACGCAATTTGGGCCGCAGGTGCGCCGCATGGGCTCACGCCTTTTGGGCTTGGTGCGCTTGATATGGTGCGGATTGAAGCTGGGTTGATCTTTGCCGGTTCAGAATTTGATGATCAAACAGATCCAATGGAGGCAGGCATTGGGTTTACGGTGCCTTTGAAAAGTAAAACGGATGCATTTATCGGCCGCGCAGCGCTCGAGCGGCGCAAAGCCCATCCGCAAAAGAAACTTGTCGGGCTTGAATTAGAGGGCGGTGTTGTGCCAACGCCGGGCGATTGTATCCATTTCGGGAAGCCACAAGTGGGTGTCGTGACCTCGGCGATGCGCTCGCCTGTTTTGGGCAAAGTGATTGCTTTGGCGCGGGTGGATTTGGCCCATGCCGAGATTGGCACTGAGTTGGAAGTTGGGCGGCTGGATGGGGACCAACTGCGCTTACCAGCTAAAACTGTTGCATTCCCGCATTTCGATCCAAAGAAAGAGCGTGTGAAGGGCAATTATGAGGGTGCGCGAGGCGGGTGA
- a CDS encoding betaine/proline/choline family ABC transporter ATP-binding protein (Members of the family are the ATP-binding subunit of ABC transporters for substrates such as betaine, L-proline or other amino acids, choline, carnitine, etc. The substrate specificity is best determined from the substrate-binding subunit, rather than this subunit, as it interacts with the permease subunit and not with substrate directly.): protein MKPNSVAISARNVWKLFGADPNKYLMKLTEGTSFDQIKSDGYIAGVRDVSIDVFQGEILVIMGLSGSGKSTLVRCFSRLHDITGGEIIVDGQNIMDLSERDLINLRREKMGMVFQSFGLLPHRTVLENVSFPLEMRGQDRFVRRARALEVIKLVGLEGREEYFPRELSGGQQQRVGIARSLAIEPDIWFLDEPFSALDPLIRREMQDEFLRLQEILGKTIVFITHDFDEALRLADRIAIMKDGAIEQCDTPDQIVLHPATEYVRKFTEEIDKARVVHAEVLIEPGLVGEGEPVPAGATVQNLARGLINDQRDVIPVTKQGTIIGAFKRQTVLDILLGPS, encoded by the coding sequence ATGAAACCAAATTCGGTTGCAATATCTGCCAGAAATGTCTGGAAGCTTTTTGGCGCAGATCCCAATAAATATTTGATGAAACTTACCGAGGGAACTTCCTTCGATCAGATCAAATCCGATGGCTATATTGCCGGTGTCAGAGACGTTTCCATTGACGTTTTTCAAGGTGAAATTCTGGTGATTATGGGGCTGTCAGGCTCTGGAAAATCCACATTGGTGCGCTGTTTTTCACGCTTACACGATATCACCGGGGGTGAAATTATTGTGGATGGTCAAAATATTATGGACCTCTCAGAGCGGGATTTGATCAACTTGCGGCGCGAAAAAATGGGTATGGTTTTCCAATCCTTTGGGCTGTTGCCACACCGTACGGTGCTCGAAAACGTGTCTTTTCCGCTGGAAATGCGGGGTCAAGATCGCTTTGTGCGTCGCGCCCGAGCGCTGGAAGTGATTAAATTGGTTGGTTTAGAGGGGCGCGAAGAATATTTTCCCCGCGAATTGTCCGGTGGCCAACAGCAACGCGTAGGCATTGCTCGGTCGTTGGCCATTGAACCCGATATTTGGTTTTTGGATGAACCGTTTTCGGCATTAGACCCTTTAATTCGTCGTGAAATGCAAGATGAGTTTTTACGTTTGCAAGAGATCTTGGGCAAGACAATTGTTTTTATAACGCATGATTTTGATGAAGCGCTGCGTCTGGCGGACCGCATTGCAATTATGAAAGATGGTGCGATTGAACAATGTGACACACCGGATCAAATTGTGCTTCACCCAGCAACAGAATATGTGCGCAAATTTACCGAAGAAATCGATAAGGCGCGGGTTGTGCACGCCGAGGTATTAATCGAGCCAGGGCTCGTTGGTGAGGGCGAACCGGTCCCAGCGGGGGCAACTGTTCAGAATTTGGCGCGTGGGTTGATAAATGACCAACGCGATGTAATTCCGGTCACAAAGCAAGGCACAATTATTGGGGCGTTTAAACGCCAAACTGTTCTTGATATTCTGTTGGGCCCCTCGTGA
- a CDS encoding glycine/betaine ABC transporter substrate-binding protein: MKLKTLTLASAMGVMLAPLANAADSSDPIVIPIHNWSSQIVMSHVVGQIFESMGNNVEFVTTDSQAVYESVRLGDVTLELEVWEGAFGASFRAALEKGGLHDAGDHDAVTREDWWYPMWTKEACPGLPSWEALNDCAALFATAETGSKGRYLDGPVDWLKHGQERVEALGMNFQVVNAGSAAALWAEIGAAEADKRPVVVFNWTPNFAEAVWPGEFVEFPVWADGCDKDPKVGPNPDALYDCGNPANGYLKKAAWDGMKDKWPAAYDVLSKISFTNPQIAEMAKLVDIDELEPEEAAEEWLAANESTWKSWIN, translated from the coding sequence ATGAAATTGAAAACATTAACTTTGGCATCCGCAATGGGTGTTATGCTTGCTCCGTTGGCAAATGCCGCTGACAGCAGCGACCCGATCGTCATCCCTATCCACAATTGGTCTTCTCAAATCGTGATGAGCCATGTAGTCGGACAAATCTTTGAAAGCATGGGTAACAACGTCGAATTTGTTACGACTGATTCTCAGGCTGTTTACGAATCAGTTCGCCTTGGCGATGTAACCTTAGAGCTTGAAGTCTGGGAGGGTGCTTTTGGTGCATCATTCAGAGCGGCGTTGGAAAAAGGCGGTTTGCATGATGCAGGCGATCATGATGCAGTAACCCGCGAAGATTGGTGGTATCCCATGTGGACTAAAGAGGCCTGTCCAGGGTTGCCTAGCTGGGAAGCACTAAACGATTGCGCTGCATTGTTTGCGACAGCAGAAACCGGAAGCAAAGGGCGTTATCTGGATGGTCCAGTTGACTGGCTGAAGCATGGGCAAGAGCGCGTAGAAGCTCTGGGCATGAATTTCCAAGTTGTAAATGCAGGTTCAGCAGCTGCGCTGTGGGCTGAGATTGGTGCTGCGGAAGCAGATAAGCGCCCTGTTGTGGTATTCAACTGGACACCTAACTTTGCAGAGGCCGTCTGGCCGGGTGAATTTGTGGAATTTCCGGTATGGGCAGACGGATGCGATAAAGATCCAAAGGTTGGACCAAATCCGGATGCGCTTTATGATTGTGGGAACCCGGCCAATGGCTATTTGAAAAAAGCGGCTTGGGATGGGATGAAAGACAAGTGGCCAGCTGCCTATGACGTATTAAGCAAAATCTCATTCACCAATCCTCAAATTGCTGAAATGGCAAAATTGGTCGATATCGATGAGTTAGAGCCTGAAGAAGCAGCTGAAGAGTGGTTGGCGGCGAATGAAAGCACTTGGAAGTCTTGGATTAACTAA
- a CDS encoding LysR family transcriptional regulator has protein sequence MNKNNVLPRLDYLLAFESAAVNNSFAGASKALNISETAISRKVRLLELHYKINLFNRGHRSIHLTPRGQRFFDDISPLLDQLRTLSQNLLEDTLNNAVTIAATNSVAGLYLMPKLPRFNALYEPVYINLLSSDDDNECLGEDVDLTILRGNGHWAGYSAELLFGETIFPVCSPEFLSKNPDITTLSALSQSSLIGIQTTHTEWMTWRAWFALMHHKVAEFEETVSLNTYPLAIEAAVNGLGIALGWAHLVDHLLEDNKLIRPLGTISARTDHGYYLLKSSDGHSFPERDRVENWLLELSASRQRYQQPSTPTLNKTE, from the coding sequence ATGAATAAAAACAACGTTTTACCACGCCTAGATTATCTACTTGCGTTTGAATCTGCGGCGGTTAACAACAGTTTTGCAGGCGCCTCTAAAGCGCTGAACATCAGCGAAACGGCCATCAGCAGGAAAGTTCGACTTTTAGAGCTGCATTATAAAATAAATTTATTCAATCGCGGGCACCGCTCGATTCACCTAACCCCGCGTGGTCAAAGGTTTTTTGATGATATTTCACCCTTGCTTGACCAGTTGCGAACCCTCTCACAAAACCTTTTGGAAGACACTTTAAACAATGCTGTGACAATCGCGGCAACCAACTCGGTGGCGGGGCTTTATTTAATGCCAAAGTTGCCCCGGTTTAACGCGCTTTACGAACCGGTTTACATCAACTTACTATCCTCCGATGACGATAACGAATGCCTGGGGGAAGATGTCGATTTAACAATTTTACGGGGCAATGGGCATTGGGCGGGCTATTCGGCTGAGTTATTATTTGGCGAAACAATATTCCCGGTCTGTTCGCCGGAATTTTTGAGCAAAAACCCCGATATCACCACTTTGTCCGCATTGTCGCAAAGCTCCTTAATCGGCATTCAAACCACACATACCGAGTGGATGACTTGGCGGGCTTGGTTTGCTTTGATGCATCACAAGGTGGCTGAATTTGAAGAAACGGTCAGCTTGAACACCTATCCACTTGCAATTGAAGCTGCCGTAAATGGATTGGGCATTGCGCTTGGATGGGCCCATTTGGTTGATCATCTGCTTGAAGATAACAAACTTATCCGGCCTTTAGGAACCATTTCGGCCAGAACGGATCATGGCTATTATTTGCTAAAATCAAGCGATGGGCATAGTTTTCCAGAGCGCGACCGGGTTGAAAATTGGCTTTTGGAACTATCTGCAAGCCGACAAAGATATCAACAACCAAGCACGCCAACGCTCAACAAGACTGAGTAA
- a CDS encoding DUF1330 domain-containing protein produces the protein MAYGYVIAHINIHDPEAYATYVKMVQPTLDLFDGQFLVRGGKARSFEGAPPGDRHVIIQFPSYDKAMDWYASDAYAPAKRQRLSASTSVQTIVEGIL, from the coding sequence ATGGCCTACGGATATGTGATTGCGCACATCAACATTCATGATCCAGAAGCCTACGCCACCTATGTGAAAATGGTTCAACCTACTTTGGATCTTTTTGACGGCCAGTTTTTGGTGCGGGGCGGAAAAGCCCGCAGCTTTGAAGGCGCGCCGCCGGGCGATCGGCATGTTATCATTCAATTCCCCAGCTATGACAAAGCTATGGATTGGTATGCCTCGGATGCTTATGCGCCAGCCAAGCGGCAAAGGCTATCGGCCTCAACTAGCGTTCAAACCATCGTTGAAGGTATTCTGTAA
- a CDS encoding carbon-nitrogen hydrolase family protein: MLRPLNIACLQTHPKASISEAIEEAMPLAEAAAKAGAEFIFLPEYCGGLASEGAALRPPVAQEKDHPMLRVFQAFAQNYQVWVMLGSIAVTAPDAKILNRGYIIDSAGNVQSHYDKIHLFDVEISEQEVYRESAHVLPGAAVQMTLACGMQLGHTICYDLRFPKLFRDLAQAGAEAIAVPAAFVKNTGQAHWHVLNRARAIENGCFIIAPCAVGPIPGGGESYGHSLIVDPWGQVLADGGEDRGFIQATIDLSHPQRVRSKIPSLTHDRAYSLQ; the protein is encoded by the coding sequence TTGCTGCGCCCGCTGAATATTGCATGTTTGCAAACGCACCCCAAAGCCTCGATATCTGAGGCGATTGAGGAGGCGATGCCACTGGCAGAGGCAGCTGCAAAAGCGGGCGCAGAATTTATTTTTTTGCCCGAATATTGTGGTGGATTGGCCAGCGAAGGCGCCGCGCTGCGGCCCCCCGTTGCACAAGAAAAAGACCATCCGATGCTGCGGGTGTTTCAAGCTTTTGCACAAAACTATCAGGTTTGGGTTATGCTTGGCTCAATCGCCGTAACCGCGCCTGATGCAAAAATACTAAACCGTGGCTACATCATTGACTCCGCAGGCAATGTTCAAAGCCATTATGATAAAATACATCTGTTCGACGTAGAAATTTCGGAACAAGAAGTATATCGGGAAAGCGCGCATGTCTTGCCCGGCGCTGCGGTTCAAATGACACTGGCTTGTGGTATGCAGCTGGGCCATACGATCTGTTATGATTTGCGATTTCCAAAACTGTTCCGCGATTTGGCGCAGGCCGGGGCAGAGGCGATTGCGGTGCCGGCCGCGTTTGTGAAGAACACGGGGCAGGCGCATTGGCATGTTCTCAACCGCGCGCGGGCGATTGAAAATGGATGCTTTATCATCGCCCCATGTGCGGTGGGGCCTATTCCGGGGGGGGGTGAAAGTTACGGTCACAGCTTGATCGTTGACCCTTGGGGGCAGGTTTTGGCTGATGGCGGTGAAGATCGCGGCTTTATTCAAGCAACGATTGACCTATCTCACCCGCAGCGGGTGCGCTCAAAAATTCCAAGTTTAACGCATGACCGAGCCTATAGCTTGCAGTAG
- a CDS encoding FMN-binding glutamate synthase family protein, with amino-acid sequence MPRKKALDRDVNRIGDSFVFPPRVMDDIHIKSELGRYRMRGFSLFKKIPHWDDLTFLPGTLTRFVIEGYREKCETKTVIGPRAKRPLELDIPIYITGMSFGALSYEAKTALARGATMAGTATCSGEGGMIPDERRYSSKWFYQCIQSRYGFNPNHLVLADGCEFFIGQGCKVGLGGHLMGQKVTDQVAEMRSLPAGIDQRSPARHPDWLGPDDLALKIQEIREATDWQIPIQLKLGAARVYDDVRMAVKCDPDSIYIDGMEGGTGAGPHLATEDTGVPGMAAIRQARKAIDDLGKRGEISLIYAGGIRNGADVAKAIALGADAIAIGHSAMMALNCNKDIPEANYPEEIGAEPGYCYHCHTGRCPVGVATQDPALRSRLDPDEAAERVYNFLHTLTIEAQLFARACGKTNLHSLEPEDLAALTMEASAMAGVPLAGTNHTVGVEDYHHL; translated from the coding sequence ATGCCAAGAAAGAAAGCGCTGGATCGTGATGTAAATCGCATCGGTGACAGCTTTGTATTCCCACCCCGTGTGATGGATGACATCCATATCAAATCCGAGCTTGGACGCTATCGGATGCGCGGCTTCTCTTTGTTCAAGAAAATTCCACACTGGGATGATCTAACCTTCTTGCCGGGTACGTTGACGCGGTTCGTGATCGAAGGGTATCGCGAAAAATGTGAAACCAAAACGGTGATTGGTCCCCGCGCAAAACGTCCGCTTGAGCTGGATATCCCAATCTATATCACAGGGATGAGCTTTGGGGCGCTGAGCTATGAGGCGAAAACCGCGCTGGCGCGGGGCGCCACAATGGCGGGTACCGCAACTTGCTCGGGTGAAGGGGGGATGATCCCGGATGAGCGCCGCTATAGCTCAAAATGGTTTTATCAGTGCATTCAATCGCGCTACGGGTTCAACCCAAACCACTTGGTCTTGGCGGATGGCTGCGAGTTTTTTATCGGACAGGGCTGTAAAGTGGGCCTTGGTGGGCATTTGATGGGGCAAAAAGTAACCGATCAGGTGGCTGAAATGCGCTCATTGCCCGCGGGCATCGACCAACGCTCACCCGCGCGCCACCCTGATTGGCTAGGCCCCGATGATCTGGCGCTTAAAATTCAAGAGATCCGCGAAGCCACAGATTGGCAAATTCCAATTCAGTTGAAACTGGGCGCGGCGCGGGTTTATGATGATGTGCGTATGGCGGTGAAATGCGATCCAGACTCGATTTACATCGATGGTATGGAAGGTGGCACAGGTGCCGGGCCGCATTTGGCAACCGAAGACACAGGGGTGCCAGGAATGGCTGCGATCCGTCAGGCGCGCAAAGCGATCGACGATCTTGGCAAGCGCGGCGAAATCAGCTTGATTTATGCGGGCGGTATCAGAAACGGTGCCGATGTTGCGAAAGCTATTGCGCTGGGCGCAGATGCGATTGCCATCGGGCATTCCGCGATGATGGCTTTGAATTGCAACAAGGATATCCCGGAAGCCAATTATCCCGAAGAAATCGGTGCAGAACCCGGATATTGCTACCATTGCCATACCGGACGCTGCCCCGTTGGCGTGGCAACGCAAGATCCCGCGCTGCGCAGCCGTCTTGATCCGGATGAAGCCGCCGAGCGCGTGTATAACTTTTTGCACACGCTCACGATCGAAGCGCAGCTTTTTGCCCGCGCCTGCGGCAAAACCAATCTGCATAGCCTTGAGCCTGAGGATCTGGCAGCTTTGACAATGGAAGCCTCTGCCATGGCAGGCGTTCCCTTGGCTGGCACGAACCACACTGTGGGCGTCGAAGATTACCACCATCTCTAA